The Candidatus Thiodiazotropha endoloripes genome has a window encoding:
- the purH gene encoding bifunctional phosphoribosylaminoimidazolecarboxamide formyltransferase/IMP cyclohydrolase, with the protein MASIKRALISVSDKTGIVEFARTLAEKQVEILSTGGTAKLLTENDVPVIEVSEYTGFPEMMDGRVKTLHPKIHGGILGRRGTDDGVMKENGIGPIDLIVVNLYPFEQTVANPDCDLPTAIENIDIGGPTMLRAAAKNHRDVTVVVDAADYQRVTDEMAANENQLSDNTRFDLAVKTFEHTARYDGAIANYLGARLNNETSDFPRTLSMQFKQSQTMRYGENPHQKAAFFVEHKIEEASVATAQQLQGKELSYNNIADTDAALECVKSFDGAPACVIVKHANPCGVAYGENLLEAYDRAYSTDPESAFGGIIAFNGELDGETAKAIVDRQFVEVIIAPKVSAAAVEAVSSKKNVRLLACGEWLSESIHRTEYKRVNGGLLVQDADLQLSNEIKVVSKRQPTEQEMQDLLFTWRVAKFVKSNAIVYGRNGMTIGVGAGQMSRVNSARIAAIKAEHAKLEVQGSVMASDAFFPFRDGIDNAAQAGIAAVIQPGGSMRDEEAIAAADEHGMAMVFTGMRHFRH; encoded by the coding sequence ATGGCATCGATAAAACGCGCACTGATCAGTGTCTCAGACAAGACCGGCATCGTTGAATTCGCCCGCACACTGGCAGAGAAACAGGTCGAGATACTCTCCACCGGAGGTACTGCCAAACTTCTCACTGAAAATGACGTGCCGGTTATCGAGGTTTCCGAATATACCGGCTTCCCTGAGATGATGGACGGTCGGGTTAAAACCCTGCATCCGAAAATCCACGGCGGTATCCTCGGTCGGCGCGGCACCGATGACGGGGTGATGAAAGAGAACGGTATCGGCCCGATCGACCTGATTGTGGTCAACCTCTATCCCTTCGAACAGACCGTGGCCAATCCGGATTGCGACCTGCCCACAGCGATCGAGAACATCGATATCGGTGGCCCAACCATGCTCAGGGCCGCCGCCAAAAACCATCGGGATGTCACCGTCGTGGTGGATGCCGCCGATTATCAGCGGGTCACAGACGAAATGGCTGCCAATGAGAACCAGCTGAGCGACAACACCCGTTTTGATCTGGCGGTCAAAACCTTTGAGCACACCGCGCGATATGATGGTGCGATCGCCAACTATCTGGGTGCCAGACTGAACAACGAAACCAGTGACTTTCCGCGCACACTCTCGATGCAGTTCAAACAGAGTCAGACCATGCGTTATGGTGAGAATCCTCATCAGAAGGCGGCCTTCTTCGTCGAACACAAGATCGAGGAGGCCAGTGTGGCAACTGCACAACAGCTGCAGGGCAAGGAGCTCTCCTACAACAACATTGCCGATACCGATGCAGCACTGGAGTGTGTCAAGAGTTTCGATGGAGCACCGGCCTGCGTGATCGTCAAACACGCCAATCCATGTGGTGTCGCTTATGGTGAGAATCTGCTCGAGGCTTACGATCGAGCCTACAGTACCGATCCTGAATCGGCGTTTGGCGGCATTATCGCGTTCAACGGGGAACTGGACGGGGAGACCGCCAAAGCCATCGTCGACCGGCAGTTCGTTGAAGTGATCATAGCCCCCAAGGTCTCTGCCGCTGCGGTTGAAGCGGTCAGCAGTAAAAAGAATGTACGCCTGCTTGCCTGTGGCGAGTGGCTGAGTGAATCGATCCACCGTACCGAATACAAACGGGTCAATGGCGGCCTGCTGGTACAGGATGCGGATCTGCAACTGAGTAACGAGATCAAGGTCGTCAGCAAACGACAACCCACGGAGCAGGAGATGCAGGATCTGCTGTTCACCTGGCGGGTGGCCAAATTCGTCAAGTCGAATGCCATCGTCTACGGCCGCAACGGCATGACCATCGGGGTTGGCGCCGGCCAGATGAGCCGGGTCAACTCGGCCCGTATCGCCGCCATCAAGGCCGAACACGCCAAACTGGAGGTCCAGGGCTCCGTGATGGCTTCCGATGCCTTCTTCCCGTTCCGCGACGGTATCGACAATGCGGCGCAAGCGGGTATTGCGGCCGTCATCCAGCCCGGTGGGTCAATGCGCGACGAGGAAGCCATCGCTGCGGCTGACGAGCACGGCATGGCTATGGTTTTCACTGGCATGCGTCACTTCCGTCACTAA
- the purD gene encoding phosphoribosylamine--glycine ligase, with amino-acid sequence MNILIIGSGGREHALAWKAAQSPLAEKVYVAPGNAGTALEEKLENIAIGVEEIEQLVSFAQSKRIGLTIIGPEVPLVMGITDAFQQAGLRCFGPTQGAAQLEGSKSFTKDFLARHNIPTADYQTFTEIDKALAYLHQCGAPIVIKADGLAAGKGVIVAMEMESAETAVKEMLAGNAFGEAGHRVVIEEFLEGEEASFIVMADGKHVLPMATSQDHKRVGNGDTGLNTGGMGAYSPAPVVTQSVDRRIMDEVILPTVKGMADEGLPYTGFLYAGLMITADGTPKVIEYNCRFGDPETQPIMLRMRSDLVAHCLAALDGNLDQQTTEWDPRASVGVVLAAGGYPGSYDKGLPISGLPESDNNELKVFHAGTSMEGDEVVTSGGRVLCATALGDTVTQAQQNAYQLTRAIHWDGVYFRTDIAYRAIAREQATDGG; translated from the coding sequence ATGAATATTCTGATAATCGGTTCGGGCGGCCGAGAACACGCCCTGGCCTGGAAAGCGGCACAATCCCCTCTGGCAGAGAAGGTCTATGTGGCACCGGGTAATGCCGGCACGGCGCTGGAAGAGAAACTCGAAAACATCGCCATTGGTGTTGAAGAGATCGAGCAACTGGTCAGCTTTGCACAATCGAAGCGGATCGGCCTGACCATCATCGGTCCGGAGGTCCCCCTTGTGATGGGCATCACCGACGCCTTTCAGCAGGCCGGACTGCGCTGCTTTGGACCAACCCAGGGAGCAGCCCAGCTGGAGGGTTCAAAATCCTTCACCAAGGACTTCCTGGCCCGTCACAACATCCCCACTGCTGACTATCAGACCTTCACGGAGATCGATAAGGCATTGGCCTATCTGCACCAGTGTGGCGCTCCCATTGTGATCAAAGCGGATGGCCTGGCTGCCGGGAAAGGGGTGATTGTCGCGATGGAGATGGAGAGCGCTGAAACAGCGGTCAAGGAGATGCTGGCAGGCAACGCTTTTGGCGAAGCGGGTCACCGGGTGGTGATCGAGGAGTTCCTTGAGGGTGAAGAGGCCAGCTTCATCGTGATGGCCGATGGTAAGCATGTGTTACCGATGGCCACCAGCCAGGATCACAAACGGGTCGGTAATGGTGATACCGGCCTCAACACCGGAGGGATGGGGGCCTACTCCCCTGCCCCGGTGGTCACGCAATCCGTCGACCGGCGGATCATGGACGAAGTGATCCTGCCGACCGTCAAAGGCATGGCCGATGAGGGCCTGCCTTACACCGGCTTTCTCTATGCCGGCCTGATGATCACGGCCGACGGCACACCGAAGGTTATCGAATACAACTGCCGCTTTGGTGATCCGGAAACCCAACCGATCATGCTGCGCATGAGATCGGATCTGGTCGCTCACTGTCTGGCCGCCCTGGATGGCAACCTGGACCAGCAGACAACCGAATGGGACCCCAGGGCATCGGTTGGCGTGGTCCTGGCAGCCGGCGGTTACCCTGGAAGTTACGACAAGGGATTACCGATCTCCGGTCTACCGGAGAGTGACAACAATGAGCTTAAGGTATTCCATGCCGGAACCAGTATGGAGGGTGACGAAGTCGTCACCTCCGGAGGCCGCGTACTTTGTGCCACCGCACTGGGAGACACAGTCACTCAGGCCCAGCAGAATGCCTATCAACTGACCCGGGCCATCCATTGGGATGGGGTCTATTTCCGTACCGATATTGCTTATCGAGCCATCGCCAGGGAACAGGCGACGGATGGTGGCTGA
- a CDS encoding VanZ family protein, whose translation MAEQQIPRQRLPSTLVRGGLAISLVAICFLAFTPLQLPAVSSLNDKFSHILAFLYLALLCDFSWPEADWNFTKALSLLGYGLFIETVQAFLPHRFFSMLDLAADGLGLIIYSMILPGLLRINWIKRLRQKTAKA comes from the coding sequence GTGGCTGAGCAACAGATTCCCAGGCAACGACTGCCAAGCACCCTGGTACGGGGTGGTTTGGCGATCAGCCTGGTCGCAATCTGTTTTCTGGCCTTCACACCGCTGCAGTTACCGGCTGTCAGCAGCTTGAACGACAAATTCTCCCACATTCTCGCCTTTCTCTACCTCGCGCTTTTGTGCGACTTTTCCTGGCCTGAAGCAGATTGGAATTTCACCAAAGCTCTCTCTCTGCTTGGCTATGGGTTGTTTATCGAAACTGTCCAGGCCTTTCTGCCCCATCGCTTCTTTTCCATGCTCGACCTGGCAGCGGATGGGCTTGGCCTGATCATCTACAGCATGATTCTACCCGGGCTGTTGCGTATCAATTGGATCAAACGCCTACGACAGAAAACAGCAAAGGCCTGA
- a CDS encoding glycogen/starch/alpha-glucan phosphorylase, which yields MSNDVTHSAFKYDYLGSDSKAIQRSVSNHLVYTIGKDPFTATEHDWMMAFSHVVRDRLIERWMETQRSYYKHDAKRVYYLSMEFLIGRSLINSLLNMDIHNACGKALKKLGIELERLRSLEHDAALGNGGLGRLAACFLDSMASLNIPGYGYGIRFEYGMFRQQIDNGNQIELPENWLVHDNPWEFPRPEVSYRIRYGGRVMEYQDSSGRRHFDWIDGDIVIAQAYDTPIPGYHNDTVNNLRLWSAKAHEAFDLNQFNQGEYTEAVVGKTLSENISKVLYPNDSSTMNKLLRLKQQYFFVSASLKDILRRFFTDHDDLHELPDKVAIQLNDTHPAIAIPEMMRLLMDKHQLEWQPAWEITTRVFSYTNHTLLPEALETWPVKTFETLLPRHLQVILEINRRFLLMLGHRHPGDMDILRRLSIIDERGERRIRMAHLAIIGSHKVNGVSALHSELLRNATFRDFDRFYPGKIINITNGITPRRWLYLSNRRLSSLISDAIGPEWVKDLSKIQQLEAFAEDHSFQEKFAAIKLANKKHISKLINYFLEKQVDPHTLFDVQVKRIHEYKRQLLNLFRAIELYNRLVDDPGCACVPRTFLFGGKAAPGYSMAKLIIRLINDVADVIDNDPAVSDRLKIIFIPNYDVTTATDIIPAAELSQQISTAGMEASGTGNMKLALNGALTMGTMDGANVEMREQLGDENIFIFGLQTDDIARLNQLGYQPRQYYESDPRLRRIIDMIANGFFSPEEPTRYRMITDSLLNVDHFKVLADFDAYIGISDQADTIYQQPDTWNRMAILNTARMGYFSSDRTISEYAEKIWQVSPVSR from the coding sequence ATGAGCAATGACGTAACACATAGCGCATTCAAGTACGACTACCTGGGCTCTGACTCCAAGGCGATTCAAAGATCAGTCTCCAACCATCTTGTCTACACCATCGGCAAGGATCCCTTCACCGCAACCGAACATGACTGGATGATGGCCTTCAGCCATGTGGTCAGGGACCGGCTCATAGAACGCTGGATGGAGACCCAGCGCAGCTATTACAAACACGATGCGAAACGGGTCTACTACCTGTCGATGGAGTTTCTGATCGGTCGCAGCCTGATCAACAGCCTGCTGAATATGGATATCCACAACGCCTGTGGCAAAGCACTGAAAAAACTCGGCATCGAACTCGAGCGGTTACGCAGCCTGGAGCACGATGCCGCCCTGGGCAATGGTGGACTGGGCCGACTGGCCGCCTGCTTTCTCGACTCCATGGCCAGCCTCAACATTCCGGGCTACGGTTACGGCATCCGTTTCGAATATGGCATGTTTCGCCAGCAGATCGATAACGGTAATCAGATCGAACTGCCGGAAAACTGGCTGGTACATGACAACCCCTGGGAATTCCCCCGCCCCGAAGTCTCATACCGGATACGTTATGGCGGTAGAGTCATGGAGTACCAGGACAGTAGCGGACGTCGACACTTCGATTGGATCGATGGGGATATTGTCATCGCCCAGGCCTACGACACACCGATCCCGGGCTACCATAACGATACGGTGAACAACCTTAGACTGTGGAGCGCCAAAGCCCATGAAGCCTTCGATCTCAATCAATTCAATCAGGGGGAGTACACCGAAGCGGTAGTCGGCAAGACGCTCTCTGAAAACATCTCCAAGGTACTCTATCCCAACGACAGCTCCACCATGAACAAACTGTTGCGTCTGAAGCAGCAGTACTTTTTTGTAAGCGCATCATTAAAGGATATATTACGCCGCTTCTTCACCGACCACGACGATCTGCATGAACTGCCGGATAAAGTTGCCATCCAGCTCAATGACACCCATCCGGCTATCGCCATCCCGGAGATGATGCGTCTGCTGATGGACAAACATCAGTTGGAGTGGCAACCCGCCTGGGAGATCACCACCCGGGTCTTCTCCTATACCAACCACACCCTGCTGCCAGAGGCACTTGAGACCTGGCCGGTGAAAACCTTTGAAACACTGCTGCCAAGACATCTGCAGGTGATTTTGGAGATCAACCGACGCTTTCTGCTGATGCTCGGACACCGGCATCCGGGGGACATGGATATCCTGCGCAGACTCTCGATCATCGATGAAAGAGGCGAACGGCGCATCCGCATGGCCCATCTGGCCATCATCGGCAGCCATAAGGTGAACGGGGTCTCTGCACTCCACAGCGAATTGTTGCGAAACGCCACCTTCAGGGATTTTGACCGCTTCTATCCGGGCAAGATCATCAACATCACCAACGGAATCACTCCAAGGCGCTGGCTCTATCTATCCAATCGAAGACTCTCCTCGCTGATCAGCGATGCCATAGGCCCCGAATGGGTGAAGGATCTGAGCAAGATCCAACAGCTTGAAGCCTTTGCGGAGGATCATAGTTTTCAGGAAAAATTCGCCGCCATCAAACTGGCCAACAAAAAACATATCAGCAAACTGATCAACTACTTCCTGGAAAAACAGGTCGATCCCCACACCCTGTTTGATGTTCAGGTGAAACGCATTCATGAATACAAACGCCAGCTGCTCAATCTGTTTCGCGCCATTGAACTCTACAACAGACTGGTGGATGACCCGGGATGTGCTTGTGTACCCCGCACCTTCCTGTTCGGCGGCAAGGCGGCGCCGGGCTACAGTATGGCAAAGCTGATCATTCGACTGATCAATGATGTTGCCGATGTGATCGACAATGATCCCGCCGTGAGTGACCGACTGAAAATCATCTTCATTCCCAACTATGATGTCACCACGGCGACCGATATCATTCCCGCCGCCGAGCTGTCGCAGCAGATCTCCACCGCCGGTATGGAGGCCTCGGGCACCGGCAATATGAAACTGGCGTTGAATGGCGCCCTGACCATGGGCACCATGGATGGCGCCAATGTGGAGATGCGCGAGCAGCTAGGGGATGAGAATATTTTCATCTTCGGCCTGCAAACCGACGACATTGCCCGGCTCAATCAGCTGGGCTACCAACCGAGACAATACTATGAATCGGATCCCAGACTCAGGCGGATCATCGACATGATTGCCAACGGTTTCTTCTCCCCTGAAGAGCCGACACGCTATCGAATGATCACCGACAGCCTGTTGAATGTAGATCATTTCAAGGTACTGGCT